Genomic segment of Lagopus muta isolate bLagMut1 chromosome 3, bLagMut1 primary, whole genome shotgun sequence:
GTGGCATTTGAAGTGAATACAttactttgtttttgcattGTCTGACATATTTCTGGCTCCCTAAAACAGACTTTGCACATACAACAATTAAACGAGACCCAAGCCTAAATCTAATTGATTCGAGTGAACAGTGAAAGTACTTGACAACAATGGAGGAAGACAAATCAATTCACCtccagaatattaaaaataaattaaaaaaaaatccacctacGCTCATCTGGAAAtcataaaacatttgaaatttaCTTCTTTATCCCTGTTAATTATTTCAGGGATACAGAGGACTAGCTTAATTGTAATTAGATCTCTGAGAGAAGACAATCATCCTGCAGCAAGAAAGTTATTTTAGAAGTACAGACTCTTTAAATGAACACAGAGCTCGTACTAACTTGCATGTGACTATTCGTATTACAGAAATGAATGCTGAAATGTGTCTAACTatcaaagagagaaaacagcaatatttttttcctgatttaaacaaataaacactaCTTATTTAACTAGGCAAGATACAGAGCTTGTTTGCAAACCATAAAAATACTTACTTTATACAATGCGTATGCAGTTAGTGCATTTCCACTCTGGGAATTTTTCAGGATGTCTACTATCCTGTCTGGTAAGCCAATCAACTCTAGGAATGGAACAACATTCACTCCTctaccaaagagaaaaaataattgaaaatgaatAGGATGGCATACGAAACCCAAACAGTGGTCTAGAGCATCATTTCCATTCTTAAACTCAATCACACAATCTTTTGTTATTCGATAGCAGATGTTTTCATACAAACAATGCACTTATGTTTTGTATGTGTTGGTAAATTAATGTGTTGctttcccccccacccccccctcaGCATTCCACCAGGAGGCAGCCCATTTACATTACccctgctgagctgagcagctgcaaaCCTAACCTGCATTCCAGCTTACTACGTTTGGAGGTGCACAGATAGAGTAGGTTCTGAGGCAGCTGCTCAGGTTCCAGTTGTACAAGTTCTGTTCagtccaaaatattttttttccccttttgaaaCCTCAGACTAATCTGCTCACATTGAACTGGCCCAGCTTTCAGTGTCCTCCCTTcacttttaaatgaaacaaatggaacGCGGCAAAAGGATGCAAATGTTATATGCACAAGACTGCAGGGCTTTTGTGCTCATCTGTTCTATCTGGTTAATACTGGTTAATACAAGGTGGCGGCATGGGCGGAATGAGCTCTTACTATAATGTCTTTCTATCTGAAAATCAGAGAAATTATATCAGCACCAgaacgggggaaaaaaaaggcagtccTCCTTTACACTGTAAAAGAAAGCTACATGCAGTTATAGATCTGATACCTCACTTCCCCAAATTTAGAAATGTTGTATTATTAGCATCATCATCAATTTCTATCTACTATTTCCAGCATTTTAAGTGTTTCTCTATGCATGTGATCACTTTAGCAGCAGGATCAGGAACAGTATCAGGCAGGAATTTTCTAACAGTTACCAGAATCAACAAAGGCCTAattccagagaagaaaactgagatCTACTAAGATCTAAAAGACAGTGCTAATCAATGCTGTTAAATAAACCACGGCCATTTAGTCATGCACCATGAGCAGTCATTCTGAAAGTTATTCTTCTACTTCAAGAGAGTGCTACTCCTGTAGCACAACAAATCAGTTTTGTTATGATTAGTTCCTACTTAAATATTTCAACTGCTTTCATCtgttaaatatgtattttagcAGCTAACCTAAGCacttcaagaaaacaaacttgaaaaGCCTGGATGTGAGTATCAACTTGGATTCatccaaagcaaaatatttttaatagctccAGACCTTTATTCTTCCAACGTGAGCTAAACTTAGAATGACATTTGGATCTATAGCTCCTAGAAAGGGCAATGATGCCAGCTGGTTAGAGTCACTAAAACAAACACTTGTGTGGTAGGGCATTCTGTTGTCAAAGCCCCATCCTTGCCACCAGAAAATGTCATTGTTTCATATGTTCTATTATTAAATATGCAACACTAGCAATCCAGAGATAAACATTTACTTATATTTAGCAAACCATTTCCACATAGACAGTGCTCTTTCATCTGAACTAATAGTTCCTAGCTGATGTAGTTCTTtgtaataaatgccattttccaAAACATTACCTGTCCCACACTAAACAAGTTTAAATTAGAAATATgtaaggactttttttttggCCACACAACTTAATTTTCCAATTAAAAGTCTGTGCTACAGACTTAGAGTAACTTTTTTCAGtagaggaagggaaagacaggaagcagaaataaaaaaggaaagatgtatATTTTGTGAGGAGCTCAGAGTGAGgtaaaagatttaaaaatccAGTCATAGGAGAAGACTGGGGATGAAGGGAGATGGAAGGGGTGAAATATCCTTCAAATCCAAAGGCAAAGAACAGGTCTATAAAGATTTTATCTAACAACTCAATCGGGATTCCAAATCTCCAAATTTATATCTGGTGGAAGTTTACTAATCATTTCAATGCTGTTTATATCCATGCATATTTCGGGGAGAGCTACATTCTTGCAAACACTACATTTCCTAATGCAACAAATGCACACCCAGTATACAGCAGTCACTGCATGAAAACATTAAGTACACAACAAGCTCATGAGCCCTACATACTTTCGGTATTAATCTTATGCTTCAGGTAAAAATGTGGCCTCGTTTCCCTATCATGTACAGAGGCATTTTTTAGCACAGATTAATAACTTACATCCTTTCACCTGTGAAAGTCCAGGTCAATTAAAtagcagcactgcacactgcaACAAAATATCAACTTACTTCATGGCTGCATAGTAAAAGGTTCCAAACCACACAGTGGAAGTCACAAGATGAACGGGAATCATGACTTTTCCATACTGTTTAAAAGTTTTCTTGAATCTTTGAACAAGGCTAATTGATTTGTCTTGTAACGGATCAGGTTCTGAAGCATCTGACTCTACAGGGCTCTGCTTGGATACTTCAGTGGCTGAAGTCAAAGGTTctctctcttctggtgctttcCTAGGAGTGGCTGTTGGCTGTGATGAAACAGCGCTGCTCTTTGAGGCAAAGAGTGCTGCACCTGCATGAAGACATCGTTTAGGAGGGTCCAGTGCCAAATTCACTTTGCATCCAACATGAGATGCCACCGATGGTCCTTTTAAGCCATGAAAGGCACCAGTGCGAGGAAACAACAAACATATCCCATGGGCCAGCTGAGAAGCAGTATGTAATACACTCCTTTGCATCTTGATGAAATGGGGCTGAGgtttctgcagagaagaaacaatAGGGAAATTGTAAACAAATTCCATTCCAATTAACTGATTTGCAATTGCTCAGTGTTACTTCATTctgaagttttctcttttcctattcCTCCGCTTCAGAAGGTTTTCCCATCTTCTTTCACAGAAACGGTTATTTTCTAGAATTAAGCAAATCCTGTTAGATTTCACCTCttcacttctgaaataaaatatcccCTTTGAGCCCCTCAATGCTCATTCTGCTGCCTGAAACCATTTTTAAGATGTTTAGTGACACCTACTGCTTCATCTGCACAATATGGTACAGGTGTTGAAAAGTTACTTCATTTTTAGGAGTAACTGGTATCTCAGGTGATACTTCCAACCTGCACAGATGTGGTAAGACCTGACCGGAGTGCTTTAGTGATAATGGGATGTTCTTAAAGAGATACCACACACaacataattaaaattaattatggTATTGAACTAAGAGAAAAAATTCATAGTTAGGAACAAAATAATCCCTGCAATCTCAAATGTTACAATacaaagagcattttaaaactgcagaTCATCCTCTTATAGCCTTATGATTTATTAGTTACTCTTGAAAGTTTATAAGAACCACTGTGAGGGTctgcataaaacaaaacaggaattttgTTTGGTACGTATAATAACTTGTAACAGCAAACTACTGAACAACCACAAAAGAAAATGGCTCCAATTGATTTTATATAACTAATGCCAGCTAAGTCAGTTATGTTACAACACACAAATCTTCCTGATGTTTTTAGGTGCGTAACTACCTTAGTAAATCTTGATGCAAACTAGAAATCGTTCAAGTTTATTTAAGCTCCACAGTCATCTTTGCATCTCCTTCACCTACTACAGCCTTTATATACattttaatcagtttttttCATAGTTAAATCATCTAGGTTATTGAAAATGGTAAATAATTCATAATATAAACCgtggtttaaaataaatgaactcATACATAGCCTTTATTGCTTTTCAAATAtgcaacaaaaaggaaaatattttatcttcaaaaaTTGCTGCTCTTCCAATAGTTCCCTCCTTTCAAATACGTGTCTTGAACATATTGACAACTCTgccaaagtagaaaaaaagacacatttagagaaaatacaaagaacagCCAACAGATGCTATTAACATCTCTGGTCAGTCTGAAACCTTGCTTACTGAAGTTGCACCAGTGTGGATTCCATTTTGGACACTGACAAACCAATggtagggcttttttttttcctgcataagTTGAAAGTTCCTGGGCTCTGAATTAGTGTTTCATTCCAAGTTCAAggacttaaaaaacaaaacaaaacaaaacaaaaaaaaccttaaaattcttaaaattcCCCTCAACAGGAGGAAGCAGTGGGGTCCTCCTAAGTTGCAGGAACTTTGCTGAGGGAATTAAGTGTGCTTAAAACTCAACAGCCATAACTTCACTGCTGGCTGaaagcaggggaagaaaaaggatcGCTGCCAAGACTTCTTgtaccatttttcttctttctttatccTCAGATGGACCTGGAGCTCACCAACTACAGGGTTGTTCTCCAGGATGTAAGATTTGCCTGACCAAAGGGAAGTTCTCTGGGGTAGATCCTAAAGAGGTCCTGAACCTTGTAGGCACATATGACAGTATACTCCAGCTAACATTCTGAGAACCatcttactttctttttgtctgctttaaaaagctttttgttaGATACTTCATGTCTAAATAAAGGTTTTGATGCAATAGGGTTTACATTTGAGAGTAGAGAACAGTTGGAAATTTCCAAGAGATGCTACTGTCTTACATggacttgttttattttacatatctGAACACAGAAGAGACCTTTGAAGTGTAAGTTGAGGATGACACTAATGTCGAGTAGCACTATGAGCCTAGAAGAGGAAAAGTGCTATATCTGCAATGGATAGAGCAGCATGTAGGAAAGgcaaattaataaaatgataTAGCACACACCTTATAAATTGACTTTAATTAACAAGTACTGTTAAAAGGGTGGTGGATACAGCTGCTCAACTACagtattttaattactttgctCAGCACCGCAAACAACTCTTAAACAAGACAGACAACCCAAAGCATACAATACAGGTGTCTGGATATGGAACTGTAGTTGTTCCATCCTTCCAAAACACAATAGGCATCCAGGGCAATCTATCCTTCAAGACGTGATTAGTGTGAGGAAGTTTCCAGGCTCCTGGACACTCAACACGCAGCAGGAAAAAAGTGTCAGCCTATGGATTTGAGGCATTATTTTATTCTCTAAGTACAATACTTTactcaagaaaataattagttACATGAGTTGTACAACTGCCCCTGTAACTTACGGTTTTCAAAACCCCTTAGATTTTAAGAAAGGACAGTAACACAAATGTTATCTACAATGGCACTGGATGACTTCTGAAAAGTTCCTTCTTAATTGCATTTAATTCCATTATTTGTTTTCCATGCTATTGCATGATGCTGcaagagcacagaaaaagaaagaagctaaaATCTTCAAACACCAAGGTGGAAAAGCTGGTGGAACATTGTATAAAAACTGGGCAGAGGGAAGAAATTTTGAAGCATCTTAGCTTTTCCATTAGCTTTATCATAAatatgaaacaagaaaaaagagtaagaagaacaaacaaacatggTGACATCTAATGACAAATGCAGCTGTTCTCTGCTGTAAGAATCTCAGGTGGAGAGTAACTGAATTGATGCTAGTATGACAAACTATGAAATTAACACTTCTGAGATAAGGTCTCTTCTGTGTGGTTGTGTTCTGCTGGTTATTTAGTGGTATGTCCAGCTGGCAGTAAATGGAGCTGAAGTGGCTGTTCAGGACACACTCCTGCTTGAGATTTTTGGAcatccattttatttctgaagtctgCCTTATGACAAGTGATCAACAAGCCCTCTGACATAAAGGGAGTGGCTCCCATGGCCTTTTGAGCATAGCTCAGCTCCTCATTACAGTGCCAGAGGTTTTGCTTAGgcaatttttttacttttgtaatTTAGATCAGCTTCAGCACAAAACCGATGTACTTCAGGAGAAACCAATCTCTACTTGCACAGCAAAATCTTTGCCTTCCAGTGATTATTAGGATGTAAAGATTagacttgcttttgtttctgaggACAGCAGAAATTCAAGATGTCGCAGAGATGGCTTTGGATACTTACTAACATGTTaagcaaaccaaacaaaaccccaacaaaCAGGGATGTCAGAATAGTCAAGCAACAAGCCAGACAGATACAGATACAGCAAGAGCACTGCAGATATCTACTTCTGGGAAGAGAAATGATGCCAGAGATGATGTCAGATGAAGCTTCCAAATAGGATCATTTCACTAAGAACAGTTATCCTTTCATAATGAGCAAGTTTTGAGCTGCCAGCGAAAATGTGAGAATGGCAGTAGCTTTAAGACAGCAAAACCTCCAGTCTAAGATCTTTTCTAAGGAGGTCAGAGAAATCCAAGGGAATTGATGGTACAGTATACACAGACTGCACTggtttattttctcattctaCGAGAAACACTCTGGACACAATATGTAAATACGGATGGATTTAAAGCACTTGTTCTGACAGTGgttaaaaacagaacattaaTTATACCACAGGAGAGTTCCCAATGAAAATCTACGAGCTTTTTCCATTCCCAAGGTACTGTTctacaaaatcaatttatacTCCTATCAAttttagagcaaaaaaaaaaaaaaaaaagaaaaaaaaagaaaaaaaaaaagaaagatcaggCAAACTCGGAGGACTGTGTTTTGTGTACACAGAAGAATTTGCAAAGGACACaaacagtgttttcagaaatccTTTCCAGTTCACATTTCCATCTCCATCACGCCTAACCTCCCTATTTTCCCTTAGCAAACGCTGTGCtctaatttttaaatgtattgcATTCCTACAGGTCAACACTAATGTGAGTGCAAACTTTTAAACTCTTACTTCATCAAACTACTATAGCTCACGCTCAGACTTAGTACTGTTTTTGGTAACCTAGTGAGGTCAAGAAAGTAGAATAAACAGACAGAGTGTCCCTATAAACATGGCAGTCTCTGCTACTACAGTCTTCTGAGTATTGGCAAGCACAACCAAAAGTTGCTTTGGGTAGCACAGAAGCTCTTGCAGAGCTTTATGAACTCTGAACATTGGGTTCAGTCATTAAGTAAAGCAGGAGAACACAATGCAGTGAGCATGATGAATTGTACATCTGGAATGCCAAACAGAAGTCTTAACAGCTGGT
This window contains:
- the FAM210A gene encoding protein FAM210A isoform X1, whose protein sequence is MPQSPHQNKPQPHFIKMQRSVLHTASQLAHGICLLFPRTGAFHGLKGPSVASHVGCKVNLALDPPKRCLHAGAALFASKSSAVSSQPTATPRKAPEEREPLTSATEVSKQSPVESDASEPDPLQDKSISLVQRFKKTFKQYGKVMIPVHLVTSTVWFGTFYYAAMKGVNVVPFLELIGLPDRIVDILKNSQSGNALTAYALYKIATPARYTVTLGGTSFTVKYLRKHGYMSTPPPVKEYLQDRMEETKDKITEKMEETKDKITGKMEETKDKITEKIQETKDKVSFKKIKD
- the FAM210A gene encoding protein FAM210A isoform X2 translates to MLWKPQPHFIKMQRSVLHTASQLAHGICLLFPRTGAFHGLKGPSVASHVGCKVNLALDPPKRCLHAGAALFASKSSAVSSQPTATPRKAPEEREPLTSATEVSKQSPVESDASEPDPLQDKSISLVQRFKKTFKQYGKVMIPVHLVTSTVWFGTFYYAAMKGVNVVPFLELIGLPDRIVDILKNSQSGNALTAYALYKIATPARYTVTLGGTSFTVKYLRKHGYMSTPPPVKEYLQDRMEETKDKITEKMEETKDKITGKMEETKDKITEKIQETKDKVSFKKIKD
- the FAM210A gene encoding protein FAM210A isoform X3; its protein translation is MQRSVLHTASQLAHGICLLFPRTGAFHGLKGPSVASHVGCKVNLALDPPKRCLHAGAALFASKSSAVSSQPTATPRKAPEEREPLTSATEVSKQSPVESDASEPDPLQDKSISLVQRFKKTFKQYGKVMIPVHLVTSTVWFGTFYYAAMKGVNVVPFLELIGLPDRIVDILKNSQSGNALTAYALYKIATPARYTVTLGGTSFTVKYLRKHGYMSTPPPVKEYLQDRMEETKDKITEKMEETKDKITGKMEETKDKITEKIQETKDKVSFKKIKD